In Thermothelomyces thermophilus ATCC 42464 chromosome 4, complete sequence, a single genomic region encodes these proteins:
- a CDS encoding glycoside hydrolase family 27 protein (CAZy_ID 268054), translating into MGTAALNDGVGKLPALGFNTWNLYQCNYTADVLLEQAQAIVDRGLLKAGYNYFMLDDCYSLKERDENGRIVEDPEKFPNGMKNFTESLAKLGFRAGIYSDAGYRTCGGYPGSYGNEAKDLETFAEWGFEYLKYDNCYIPFDNVTQENVYGRYERMAEAIRARAEETDSAPLQLALCEWGWQQPWRWAGRLGQSWRIGGDIRPWWSALSSIINQASFIAGATGFYARNDLDMLEVGNTGIGTPPGNLSYDEAKSHFTAWALLKSPLLIGSDMASASRETMEILGNEDILRINQDPHVGEAVAPFRWGHNADYTWDPDHPAEYWTGNSSYGVVFMVLNTFDEPRHMSFNLTESWAIRAGRLYSVYDLWTHTDNGTAYRNISLTLPPHGVAALLLNDAGPEPEAAEPYCAVWWQCSYPNVLVVDDDDGWHG; encoded by the exons ATGGGCACCGCAGCTCTAAATGATGGAGTAGGAAAGCTCCCCGCCCTTGGGTTCAACA CTTGGAACCTGTACCAGTGTAATTACACTGCCGACGTCTTGCTGGAGCAGGCCCAGGCAATAGTTGATCGCGGCCTTTTGAAGGCCGGATACAAT TACTTTATGCTTGATGACTGCTACTCCTTGAAGGAGAGGGACGAGAATGGCAGGATTGTCGAAG ACCCGGAAAAGTTCCCGAATGGCATGAAGAACTTCACCGAGTCGCTGGCCAAGCTGGGCTTCCGGGCGGGCATCTACAGCGACGCGGGCTACCGCACTTGCGGAGGCTATCCGGGCTCGTACGGCAATGAGGCCAAGGACCTCGAGACGTTTGCCGAGTGGGGGTTCGAGTATCTCAAGTACGACAATTGCTACATCCCCTTCGACAACGTGACGCAGGAGAACGTGTACGGGCGGTACGAGCGGATGGCGGAGGCGATCCGGGCGCGGGCCGAGGAGACGGACTCGGCGCCGTTGCAGCTGGCCCTCTGCGAATGGGGGTGGCAGCAGCCGTGGCGGTGGGCGGGGCGGCTGGGCCAGTCGTGGCGGATCGGGGGCGACATCCGGCCGTGGTGGTCGGCGCTGTCGAGCATCATCAACCAGGCGAGCTTCATCGCGGGCGCGACGGGCTTCTACGCGCGCAACGACCTCGACATGCTCGAGGTGGGCAACACGGGCATCGGGACGCCGCCGGGCAACCTCAGCTACGACGAGGCAAAGTCGCACTTCACCGCCTGGGCGCTCCTAAAGTCGCCCCTGCTGATCGGCTCCGATATGGCCTCTGCCTCCCGCGAGACGATGGAGATCCTCGGCAACGAGGACATCCTCCGCATCAACCAGGACCCGCACGTCGGCGAGGCCGTCGCCCCGTTCCGCTGGGGCCACAACGCCGACTACACCTGGGACCCGGACCACCCGGCCGAATACTGGACGGGGAACTCGTCGTACGGCGTCGTCTTCATGGTCCTCAACACTTTCGACGAGCCCCGCCACATGTCCTTCAACCTGACCGAGAGCTGGGCCATCCGGGCCGGGCGGCTCTACTCGGTCTATGACCTGTGGACGCACACCGATAACGGGACGGCCTACCGCAACATCTCGCTCACCCTGCCCCCGCACGGCGTGGCCGCGCTGCTGCTGAACGACGCCGGCCCGGAACCCGAGGCTGCCGAGCCGTACTGCGCCGTGTGGTGGCAGTGCTCGTATCCGAATG TCCTAGTcgtcgacgatgacgacggatGGCACGGCTGA
- a CDS encoding general substrate transporter has protein sequence MADPSTTPTAGTERAKPSDLDLEKGAYEPNSDMEAATVLPESDSAAARGDSDGAGEKGGADSEQDKDPNIVTWDGPDDPMNPMNWTMRKKWTNIAVMAILTIITPLGSSMFAPGIPRILNEFHETSSITATFIMTIYILGFAFGPLVIAPLSEMYGRSPLYNVGNLLFTIFTVCTALSKNIGMLMAFRFLMGVAGSVPITIGSGSIADMMPVEMRGRAMAAWALGPLLGPCIGPVAGGYLIRAAGWRWVYWLIAILAGVITVFTFFTIKESYAPVILERKAKRLRKETGNPNLRSALAGSFASPAEKLKGAIVRPLKLLCLTPIVTLMSLYVAVTYGILYLLFSTFSIVFPTYYGFGEGESGLVFIPSAIGMALGINVFGSLSDRLVKNNLSDGQRHRPEIRLTPFFTLPAGLAIPSGLFIYGWTIQNHVHWIVPMVGVVVFAFGLMGVMMCIQNYLLDVYPRAAASVTAALAVLRSLAGALLPLCAIDMYTELKMGWGNSLLGFISLGLVPIPLLFYIFGARLVKKFQVDF, from the exons ATGGCTGACCCCTCAACGACACCGACGGCAGGCACCGAGAGGGCCAAGCCGTCCGATCTCGACCTGGAGAAGGGCGCCTACGAGCCCAACTCGGACATGGAAGCGGCCACCGTCCTGCCCGAGTCCGactcggccgccgccagAGGCGACagcgacggcgccggcgagaAAGGAGGGGCGGACTCGGAGCAGGACAAGGACCCCAATATCGTCACATGGGATGGTCCCGACGATCCCATGAACCCGATGAACTGGACCATGCGCAAGAAATGGACCAACATTGCCGTGATGGCCATCTTGACTATCATCAC ACCCCTTGGCTCGTCCATGTTCGCCCCCGGCATCCCGCGGATTCTCAACGAGTTCCACGAGACATCGAGCATCACGGCGACCTTCATCATGACCATCTACATCCTCGGCTTCGCCTTTGGGCCCCTGGTCATCGCCCCGCTGAGCGAGATGTACGGCCGCTCGCCGCTCTACAACGTCGGCAACCTGCTCTTCACCATCTTCACCGTCTGCACGGCCCTGAGCAAGAACATCGGCATGCTCATGGCCTTCCGTTTCCTCATGGGCGTCGCCGGGTCCGTCCCCATCACcatcggcagcggcagcatcGCCGACATGATGCCCGTCGAGATGCGCGGGAGGGCCATGGCCGCCTGGGCCCTGGGCCCCCTGCTCGGCCCCTGCATCGGCCCCGTTGCCGGAGGCTACCTGATCCGCGCGGCCGGCTGGCGCTGGGTCTACTGGCTCATCGCCATCCTCGCCGGCGTCATCACCGTCTTCACCTTCTTCACCATCAAGGAGTCCTACGCGCCCGTCATCCTGGAGCGCAAGGCCAAGCGCCTGCGCAAGGAGACGGGAAACCCGAACCTGCGTAGCGCCCTCGCCGGCAGTTTCGCCTCCCCCGCCGAGAAGCTCAAGGGCGCCATCGTCCGGCCCCTGAAGTTGCTGTGCCTCACCCCCATTGTCACACTCATGTCCCTCTACGTCGCCGTCACTT ACGGCATCCTGTATCTTCTCTTCTCCACTTTCAGCATCGTGTTCCCTACCTACTACGGCTttggagagggagagag CGGTCTCGTCTTCATTCCCTCCGCCATCGGCATGGCCCTGGGTATCAACGTCTTTGGCTCCCTCTCTGACCGGTTGGTCAAGAACAACCTCAGCGACGGACAGCGCCACCGCCCGGAGATCAGGCTCACTCCCTTCTTTACCCTGCCCGCCGGCCTCGCCATCCCCTCGGGACTGTTCATCTACGGCTGGACGATCCAGAACCACGTCCACTGGATTGTTCCCATGGTCGGCGTGGTTGTCTTTGCCTTTGGCCTCATGGGTGTCATG ATGTGCATCCAAAACTACCTCCTCGATGTCTATCCTCGGGCAGCCGCGTCAGTCACGGCCGCTCTGGCCGTCCTCCGCTCCCTAGCCGGCGCCCTCCTCCCGCTCTGCGCCATCGACATGTACACGGAGCTCAAGATGGGCTGGGGCAACTCGTTGCTCGGCTTTATCTCCCTTGGTCTCGTGCCCATCCCGCTGCTCTTCTACATTTTTGGGGCGCGGCTTGTTAAGAAGTTTCAGGTTGACTTCTga